Genomic DNA from Turicibacter faecis:
AACATAATCAAGTGATTAAAACAAATGATCCAACGGCTCATGCTGAAATCAATGCGATACGTCGTGCTTCGCAAATCCTAAATCGCTTTGATTTAAGTGATTGCATATTAGTGACGTCATCGGAACCTTGTCCCATGTGCCTAGCCGCGATTTTATGGGCAGGTATAAAAAAGGTGTATTACGGATGTAACGTGCGTGACGCCAAGGAAATTGGATTTGCCGATGAATTTATTTATGACTTCTTAAAGGATAAATCTAAAAACTCCCCCACTATTGCTCTAGAAGAGATGCTTCGTGAAGAGGCGTTAGAGGCTTTTAAAATTTGGTATCAGAAAAAGGATAAGATCCCTTATTAAGAGGATAAGGAGGAATTATTAGATGATAAATTTAAGTTACGGAATGCCCCAGTTAATGGATGTGGATGGAATGGAAGAGAATTTTCAACTCTGCAAGGAACTAGGGCTTGATTTTGTTGAATTAAATTGTAATTTACCGATGTGCCAACCTGAAACAATGAATGTTCAGTATCTTAATCGCCTAAAGCAACAGTATGGTGTTTCTTGTACGATTCATTTACCTGAGGATTTAGATTTAGGTCATTTTAATCGTCATGTTCGTGAGGCTCATTTAAAAGTGTTAGAGGAGGCGATTGGGGTAGCTGATCGGCTTGGATGTAAAATTTTAAACATTCATATGAATGCGGGAATGGAGTTTAAAACGCCGGAAGGTGAGATGGCTCTTTATGAAAAATACGAGTCAAAATATTTAGATAATATTAGAGCGAGCTTAGAACTGATTGATATTTGGTTAGGTGGAACGGGTGTACAGATTGCGATTGAGAATACGGGGGTATTAGACCGGCGATATATTCAAAAGGCAGTAAATGAGCTACTTAAGAGCGGAAGGTTTTGTTTGACCTTCGATGTAGGACATGACTATATTGCTTCTCATAAAGATCAAACGTTTATCTTAAACCATCGCGCTCTGATTAAACATCTTCATCTTCATGATGCAACGTTAGAGCGCGACCATCAACCATTGTACACTGGGGATGTAAAGATTGATGAGGGGTTAAAATTGGCCTTGGAAAATAAGACGGGTGTTTTAATTGAAGTTAAAACAAAGTCAGCTCTTGAAGCCTCAGTGGCAAAGTTAAAGGAAAAAGGGTATATTCGTTAAAAAACCTCCACGATGGAGGTTTTTATTTTGAAAATTCGGATTCAAAAAACTCAATTTTGGCTTGTAATATTCTTTCAAGTCCTGTGATAGCATGGGTAAGTTCAGATAAACAATTTTTAGACGTATAAAGTTCAGCGGGGGTTATCCCTTGTGAGTTAACGATATCATTTAATCGTTTTGCCTCCGTATAAATCGTATCTACGAAAAAAGATTCCTGTAAAGCAATAGACGCAATTAAATTATTAATAGCTTGATTATGATTCGGCTGTTCGGGTGATAACATATTAAAATTCCTCCTTAGTCATCCTAAAAAATCAACGACACCTATACTTTATTTTATGCATCATCGGTTAAGATGTTATTAAAAGCTCATGTTATTTGTCTAAATAAGATAAAATTTTTTCCAGGTTAAATGTGATGTGTTTTATTGTTTAATTATTAGAAAATACGTTACAATAATAAGGATTATAAATGAGTTGGAGGAATGAATCTGTGGTTAATTATATTGCAAAGGTCACAATTTATGTAAATAACCAAGAAGAGGCGAAACAATTTTGGACAGAAAAAATGGGATTTGTTTGTCATGAACAACCGATGGGACCTCACTTTAAATGGATGGAAGTTCGCCCAAAAGAAGCAGAAAAAACTTCTTTTGTTATTTATGAAAAGGAACTCATGCTAAAACAGAATCCAAAGGCAAATGTGTCACACCCTAATGTGATTTTAAGCACAACAGATATTGAAGGTGCTTATCAACAATTACAAGCAAATGGGGTAAAGGTTGGCGAGTTACAAATCATGCCTTACGGAAAAATGTTTACATTCGAAGATCAAGATCATAATATCTACCTTCTTCGTGAAGATCAATAAAAGGGGCGATGGGGCATTCCATTCCCCTTTTTTAATTTTGTATAATTTGGAATGACTTGACTTATAATAACTATAAGTCAGAGTGAGCTTTTACGACTTCAATATGTTTAGATAGATGTACGCGTATTTTGTAGCGCACCATTGTTTAATTATTTAGTGACGCCCATAAATTTAGAAATCGCTTTTTATCTACCGTATAAAAAATGAAAACAGAGATAGAGGATTAGTCGATTGTGGAATTTTTAAACGGATGTTTAGGAATTATTTTAAATGAAGGGTATGTTTAAAAAGAAGTTGTTCATTCTAATAATGTATACTTGAGGAGGTCGGTTGGCGTGGAAAAGAAGATTCGGTTAGCGAGTTCAATTATTGTTCCAACATTATTATTTGTACTATTTACAGTTTCTTACCAAAATTATCGTCCGCAGGAAAGTGTCAAAGAATTACTAGAGGATTATAAAAATTTACAATATAATACGGATGATGTCGCTGTTAAATTAACTACGGATTCAGCGGTTGAAACCGTCCTATTAAATAAGGTATTACCTAATATGAATTATAAAGTATTACAAAGTCAGATTGATGATGATAAAGCAATTGTGACGCTCGAGGTAAGTAATGTTAATTTAGATCATATGCTTCAACATTATGAATCAAATGTCGTAGAACAAACGATTAAACCGATTGAGGATGATGTTCTTGAGGCATCCGCTCATATTGATGATTTAGAGGTTAGTTTGCTTGTAAATCTTATTGATAACCCAGATATTCAAAAGGATTACATCACCCAACAAATTGAAGTAACCTTACACAAACAAGGAAGTGATTGGGTTCTTGAAGATAGCGATGAATTATTTAAGGCAGTGATTGGAAGTCAGTCAGACGTCATTTCGTTTGAGCATTTAGTAAGAGAAACAAATTGAAATTAAAAGAGACTATTTCGCTAAAGCAAAATAGTCTCTTCTTTAAGTTTTCTTAAATAGCATGAGTAGATGAGATAGGGGGCATGATTAAAGAAGTTTTTGTTCGAAAGGGAAAACAGAAGTTGATGCGTATTAACAAGGGTGGTTGGTGGCATTTTTTTGAAGGATGTGACAATAAAACATAATTTTAAAAAATAAAAGTCATATTATTTGTGTTTTAGAAAAACGTACGATATAATAAATTTGTCTTAAAAAAAGACAAAAAATATTGCAATAAATTTCTTGCCAAGCTTTTTAACAGAAATTTATCCCCTCAAGAATATTTAATAATTATCCCCTCAAATAATTATTAAAACCTTAAAAGACAGGTCCAGTTACTTCTCGTAACTGGATTTTTTATTTTGATCGGATAGATGCTGTTTCTTCGTAAAGGGAGATTAAATAACATACATTTAACCATATATCTATAACATCTAAACATAGAAAGAAAACGTTTTTAAGTTTATAATGAAAACATATTCAAAAGCAATAAGAGCGAGGAGAGAAGAGAATGCCAATCTTATTTAACGATCAAACAAAAGAGTTTCACTTATATAATCAAGCAATTAGCTATATTATGACTGTTTTACCGAATGGGCAATTGGGGCAATTATACTATGGAAAGAAAATTCGTCATAATGCATCGTTTTCTCATTTGCTAGAACAACGTCCGCGTCCGTTATCAGCGTGTACATTTGAAGGAAATATGAGTTTTTCATTAGAACATATTCGTCAAGAATATCCATGTTATGGAACAGGTGATTTCAAATATCCAGCCTATGAAATTTTACAACAAAATGGTAGTGATATTACTGAGTTCGAATACGTTTCACATCAAATTTATAAAGGGAAACCAGCTTTAATTGATAAGATGCCATCAACATATGTTGAGTCGGATGAAGAAGCAACAACATTAGAAATTACATTAAAAGATGCGTTAATTCAAACAGAATTAGTTTTAACGTATACGATTTATGAAGAGCGTCCGGTTATTACACGTCATGCGACATTTAAACATTTAGGACAAGAGGAAGTAACCTTAACAAATGCCATGAGTATGGCAGTTGATTTTCCAGATTACAACTATGAAATGGTTGAATTAACGGGAGCATGGTCAAGAGAGCGCTATGTAAAACATCGTAAATTAGAACATGGAATTCAGTCTGTGTATAGTATGCGTGGAGCTAGTAGCTCAAATTACAATCCATTTTTAGCATTAAAACGTCCGCAAACGACGGAAAATAGTGGGGAAGTGTATGGATTTAGTTTAGTATATAGTGGAAACTTCTTAGCACAGGCAGAGGTTCATACCTATGGTACGACACGTGTGATGATGGGATTACATCCAAATCGTTTTAATTGGGTATTAAAACAAGGTGACGTGTTCCAAACACCAGAAGTTGTTATGGTTTATAGCGAAGATGGATTAAATGGAATGAGTCAAACGTACCATGAATTATATCGTACACGCTTATGCCGTGGATATTGGAGAGATCGCGTACGCCCAATTTTAGTAAATAACTGGGAAGCAACGTATTTTGATTTTAATGAAGATAAAATTGTATCAATCGCTAAAGATGCTAAAGAATTAGGAATTGAATTATTTGTATTGGATGATGGATGGTTTGGTAACCGCGAAGATGATACTGTAGGTTTAGGAGATTGGTACGTTAAAAACTTCGATAAGTTGCCAAATGGAATCGCCGGACTTGCGAATCGTGTAACGGATCTTGGAATTAAGTTTGGGTTATGGTTTGAACCTGAAATGGTAAATAAAAACAGTGATTTGTACCGCGCACATCCTGACTGGATTTTAACAACACCAAATCGTGGGGCTTGTCATGGACGCCATCAATTTGTCTTAGACTTCTCACGTAAGGAAGTGGTTGATTACATTTATGAAGCAATGGCAAAAGTATTATCAGAAGCGCCTATCTCTTACGTAAAATGGGATATGAATCGAAATATTACAGAATGTTTCTCAGCAGTTGCATCAGCTAAAGATCAAGGAAAAGTATTCCATAAATATATTTTAGGGGTTTACGACTTATATGATCGTTTAACGACTGAATTCCCAGAAATTTTATTTGAATCATGTGCGAGTGGGGGATCACGTTTTGACCCAGGAATGTTATATTACGCACCACAAACATGGACAAGTGATGATACAGACGCTGTGGAACGTTTAAAAATCCAATATGGAACATCAATGGTTTATCCGATTAGTAGTATGGGTTCACATGTCTCAGCTATTCCTAATCATCAGTTATATCGTAATGCGCCGCTATCAACACGTGCCAATGTCGCGTATTTTGGAACATTTGGTTATGAGCTTGACTTAAATAAATTAACAGAGGCAGAAAAGAATGAAGTGAAGCAGCAAGTTGCCTTCTTTAAAGAATACCGTGAGACCATTTTTAATGGAACATTCTATCGCTTATTAAGCCCATTTGAGGGGAATGAAACATGCTGGATGATTGTTTCACAAGATCAAAAAACGGCACTTGTTGGATATTATCGTCCGTTAAATGAGGTCAATGTAGGATTCCGCCGCGTTAAATTACAGGGGTTAAATCCAGATTTAAAATATACGGTTTCAATTAATGAGACCACTAATTACGGAGATGAACTCATGAATGCTGGATTGATTACATCTGATGGTTCATGTGGAGAAAATAAAGCACCATACGATGGAACAAATGGTGATTATCAGTCACGTATTTATTTATTAAAAGCAGAATAATGCCACCACACATTTCGCACACGCCTACAAAAAAGGGAACGACTAATGATTTAATCGTTCCCTTTTTCATGTTGGTGGGGGTCGCTATCCCGTTTATAGTGGTTTTGAGTATTAGCCTTACGGTAATTTAAGGGACTTAACCCTGTTATTTTCTTAAAAGCTTTGGAAAAAGCCAGTGGGTCATTGTAGCCACACGAGTTAGCGATGGTATGGACGGCAAGTTCCGAATTAATAAGAAGTTCCGATGCCTTTGTAATTCTAAATTTCATTAAAAATTGTTGCGGGGAAAGATGAAGTGTTTGTTGGAATAGGGTCGTTAAATAGGTACGACTTAATGAAACGTAATTGGCAATATCGGTCACTAAAATAGGGTTTTGATAGTTTTTTTGAATATACTCGACTGCCTTGCTAATATAAAGATTATCTGTTTCAACATCTTCCTCATAGGGAAGTTCTGCCGATTTTGCTAACGTCGCAAAGAATAAAAAGAGAATACCTTGCAACGAGAGTTCATGATAGTGTCCCCATGTATCGTGCTCAAGCATTTGCTCAAGGTACTGAGTCAGTTGTTCAGATTCTTGGCATCCAAATGTATAGTCTGTTTCTCCCATTCCTCCATACTTTAAATAAGTTTTTGCCTTACTCCCATTAAATCCAATCCATAAATACGTCCAAGGATCGGTTTCATCGGCTTGATAAAAGGTTAATTCTCCGGGGCGAATTAAAAAACCTTGCCTTGCTTCAATCGTATATTTTCGATCGTTTACATAATAATATCCTTTTCCTTTAATCACATAATGAATCAGGTAGTTTGGTCGTACGGCTGGGCCGAAACTATAACCAGACGGACAATTCTGGCGCCCACAATATAGGAGGTGGAAATCTTCAAATGTTGGATCCTTGAATTTTAAAAATGAATACTGTTGCGTCATACAAGCTCCTTACGGTTACTAAGATTTCTTTATTTAGATTATAACGCAAAACTTATTGAAACGATATCGTAGAATTTGTAGAAAAAAATAAAATTATGATATGATAGTGGAAATAATAAGATTGAATTCAAAGGTGAGAGGTACTTAAAAATGAACGCTCAATTAAATGGATTAATTGTAACCAAAGAAAGCCCTAATTATGAAACGTGTTGTTTATCTTGGAACCGTGCAATCGATAAACATCCATCTATGATTATTTATTGTCAGCAAACTGAAGATGTTGTTTTTGCTATTCATTATGTGAGAGAGAAACGACTCCCTTTTCGCGTGCGATCAGGAACTCATCATTATGCAGGATATTCAACGGGAGATGGAGTAGTGGTAATCGATGTAAGTCGAATGGATAAGATTGTATTAACTGATCAGTCAGTCACTGTTCAGGGGGGAGTTCGCAATCGGGAATTGTATGAAAAAGTTTGTCAGGCAGGATATGCGTTTGCTGGTGGGGGGTGTCCGACCGTCGGTGTTGCAGGGTATACATTAGGTGGTGGATGGGGATATTCTAGTCGATTGTTGGGATTAGGGTGTGATTCGTTAATTGAAGCAGAAATTGTGATTGCTAGTGGAGAAGTACTCACAGTGAATCAAAAACAACATGCTGAATTGTTTTTTGCTCTTCGAGGTGGCGGTGGTGGAAACTTTGGAGTTGTTACCTCTTTAACCTATCGCCTCTCACAAAAAAGAGCAATAGCGACGCTTATCAATATTGATTATCCACACCAAGATTTTGAAAAAGTGGCCGAGGTGGCTTTAATATACCAAACACTTTTTCATGGATTGGACCGTCGAATGAATTTAAAAATGGCGATGTACCATAGTGATGGAAAAGGAAGAGGTGTTAAACTTACAGGTTTATTTTACGGGCAAAAAGAAGAAGCGGCGATGTTATTAAGTGAATTTTCATCTGCTCCTCTATTTGAGGTGAGAGAGATGAGCGTATTAGAGGCTAATCGTGAAATTCAAGATAGTCACCCAGACTTTGAAATGTATTGTTCAGGTGGTCGATTTGTCATGCGCGATTATACAAGGGATGAGTTCATAAACATGTTGAATTTAATGGAGGAGCGGGCACAGGGATCTGTTTATACCGCACTAACACTGTATGGATTAGGGGGCGCCATTTCAGATATCTTAGGTTCTGCAACTGCCTTTTATTATCGAGATGCTAGATTTATTCTTGGGTTTCAATCGGTGTTTGAAGATAGGAAATATAAAGAAGAGAATATTCTTTTTGTTCAGGAGCGTTTTTCTACACTTCGTACATACACTAAGGGATCATTTATTAACTTCCCAATAGAGCAAGGTGAGAACTATGAAAAAGAATATTATGGAGATAACTTAGCGCGACTTCAAAGGGTGAAAAGAACCTATGATTCCGATCATCTTTTTAATTTTGAGCAAAGTATTCGTGGATAGAGGATAAAATCTTTTTAATGTCTTTTAAACATTGACAGTTAAAGTAGCGATTGATAAAATGAGATAGATTTTTTTAGAAGAGAGTGATGAATGATGACAGATATGACGAAAGGAAGTCCGGCCAAATTA
This window encodes:
- a CDS encoding nucleoside deaminase; this translates as MDEAMRLCIKEAIEGVNNGDGGPFGAAILQDGKIIALEHNQVIKTNDPTAHAEINAIRRASQILNRFDLSDCILVTSSEPCPMCLAAILWAGIKKVYYGCNVRDAKEIGFADEFIYDFLKDKSKNSPTIALEEMLREEALEAFKIWYQKKDKIPY
- a CDS encoding sugar phosphate isomerase/epimerase family protein — its product is MINLSYGMPQLMDVDGMEENFQLCKELGLDFVELNCNLPMCQPETMNVQYLNRLKQQYGVSCTIHLPEDLDLGHFNRHVREAHLKVLEEAIGVADRLGCKILNIHMNAGMEFKTPEGEMALYEKYESKYLDNIRASLELIDIWLGGTGVQIAIENTGVLDRRYIQKAVNELLKSGRFCLTFDVGHDYIASHKDQTFILNHRALIKHLHLHDATLERDHQPLYTGDVKIDEGLKLALENKTGVLIEVKTKSALEASVAKLKEKGYIR
- a CDS encoding VOC family protein; this encodes MVNYIAKVTIYVNNQEEAKQFWTEKMGFVCHEQPMGPHFKWMEVRPKEAEKTSFVIYEKELMLKQNPKANVSHPNVILSTTDIEGAYQQLQANGVKVGELQIMPYGKMFTFEDQDHNIYLLREDQ
- a CDS encoding alpha-galactosidase encodes the protein MPILFNDQTKEFHLYNQAISYIMTVLPNGQLGQLYYGKKIRHNASFSHLLEQRPRPLSACTFEGNMSFSLEHIRQEYPCYGTGDFKYPAYEILQQNGSDITEFEYVSHQIYKGKPALIDKMPSTYVESDEEATTLEITLKDALIQTELVLTYTIYEERPVITRHATFKHLGQEEVTLTNAMSMAVDFPDYNYEMVELTGAWSRERYVKHRKLEHGIQSVYSMRGASSSNYNPFLALKRPQTTENSGEVYGFSLVYSGNFLAQAEVHTYGTTRVMMGLHPNRFNWVLKQGDVFQTPEVVMVYSEDGLNGMSQTYHELYRTRLCRGYWRDRVRPILVNNWEATYFDFNEDKIVSIAKDAKELGIELFVLDDGWFGNREDDTVGLGDWYVKNFDKLPNGIAGLANRVTDLGIKFGLWFEPEMVNKNSDLYRAHPDWILTTPNRGACHGRHQFVLDFSRKEVVDYIYEAMAKVLSEAPISYVKWDMNRNITECFSAVASAKDQGKVFHKYILGVYDLYDRLTTEFPEILFESCASGGSRFDPGMLYYAPQTWTSDDTDAVERLKIQYGTSMVYPISSMGSHVSAIPNHQLYRNAPLSTRANVAYFGTFGYELDLNKLTEAEKNEVKQQVAFFKEYRETIFNGTFYRLLSPFEGNETCWMIVSQDQKTALVGYYRPLNEVNVGFRRVKLQGLNPDLKYTVSINETTNYGDELMNAGLITSDGSCGENKAPYDGTNGDYQSRIYLLKAE
- a CDS encoding AraC family transcriptional regulator, which translates into the protein MTQQYSFLKFKDPTFEDFHLLYCGRQNCPSGYSFGPAVRPNYLIHYVIKGKGYYYVNDRKYTIEARQGFLIRPGELTFYQADETDPWTYLWIGFNGSKAKTYLKYGGMGETDYTFGCQESEQLTQYLEQMLEHDTWGHYHELSLQGILFLFFATLAKSAELPYEEDVETDNLYISKAVEYIQKNYQNPILVTDIANYVSLSRTYLTTLFQQTLHLSPQQFLMKFRITKASELLINSELAVHTIANSCGYNDPLAFSKAFKKITGLSPLNYRKANTQNHYKRDSDPHQHEKGND
- a CDS encoding FAD-binding oxidoreductase, with the protein product MNAQLNGLIVTKESPNYETCCLSWNRAIDKHPSMIIYCQQTEDVVFAIHYVREKRLPFRVRSGTHHYAGYSTGDGVVVIDVSRMDKIVLTDQSVTVQGGVRNRELYEKVCQAGYAFAGGGCPTVGVAGYTLGGGWGYSSRLLGLGCDSLIEAEIVIASGEVLTVNQKQHAELFFALRGGGGGNFGVVTSLTYRLSQKRAIATLINIDYPHQDFEKVAEVALIYQTLFHGLDRRMNLKMAMYHSDGKGRGVKLTGLFYGQKEEAAMLLSEFSSAPLFEVREMSVLEANREIQDSHPDFEMYCSGGRFVMRDYTRDEFINMLNLMEERAQGSVYTALTLYGLGGAISDILGSATAFYYRDARFILGFQSVFEDRKYKEENILFVQERFSTLRTYTKGSFINFPIEQGENYEKEYYGDNLARLQRVKRTYDSDHLFNFEQSIRG